From Enterococcus wangshanyuanii, the proteins below share one genomic window:
- a CDS encoding isopeptide-forming domain-containing fimbrial protein has protein sequence MKIKHRGFYVGLLVLLVTVVGYVSFRDVSPLRAASDNYSLEHGDISSDNEKLLPVKLTINNPKDEELTFKATDLDTISYEDFVEGQTKNDLSTIEVVDFSDDSFTIKTKASKEPLIVQFFVRTFAGNKAKTGQVSLANESGEVAKLSLDLPSIPEEKVVEQNYVAPRALSSLDVSTFAAPVNEKVVTLWADFVTALADPTVDKITIAANMSAATNPSLAARSSLEIDGQGYEIDFTATTGRSITMAQGSATGSILTVKNFKYTGNNGTAIFDASATNSNNWTVNFENITTLSGSSRALITAANSVVTINGTNVLSIVRSTNMITAKEVYIQGTEAQRASVTINDGSNFVNSTIANGKFLIENADLTVEKVSGLFNVTGATTQFDIRNSTITADTIANFIYGTSINTTISNSKIDIPTNISGNFHRNNATNSSLVINEKSDINLTSTTTSDIIDASGVMSFIVDDSTFNANSVGQVFSNSAAGTDMIVQNKAQFTAYSRSNNVLRSSAQVDITVKDEGTKLEVSGNSTQTADNGGIISIAAANSTLNVENKAYFKIHSLEPGSATPAVMIQSSGGSFNASGQSILDMNSEGQSNAYAATVRFRLEGNMSFNVSGESQININKSAGGAPGIRMFGGNNNILVSGNSDFTVHNKGTGTPQAPGADNRGQGIIFYESSASNPHSFTLTDPGSRVKILADNGAGIDTWRPNTVSATEGTYFEVIGNTSSGAIFNTYGSRDLTFILDKPMYYDFKNNGAGKALMSPGSSSTFQSIHSDVSLWVPKTGQANNGNDGNPFRSWTLVDYSLKGTNMLFDTSSDPTFNTGTDSFGSNGINRFSRMSGNNANPIVDEIRTPTNADKFIFGHVSIPEGKDGFRDAWTDEVHVELEVQLPNETTKHKIYGTTVQDGDTGKYSIHGEEARAGIFKADMSSLLPAGETFIPTGTKVNVVRAWRGSSDVPAADDTTVHIGTPADVVHGDLWFTDTVTSLDVTPPTQAVVSTDINNAAKQIKGTSDEDGAKVFVKVNGEWLKDSAGNAVTTTVVGGNWTIDLPSYIDKTAQVEVYLKDTTEITPLPSFVLPRTYTTEPDGVAGNLNEVATTYDSYTGYHDALKGTTDDRFDPATLNTVADVIPDAPKLVKGVESSGGNTTSVGDILTYSLLVSNTKADSYDWTNVEISDVLAEGLKFDPTKHKVTIDNVEVGTDKYNYNETTRTLTIKVGDLSKPEPKSETDPTLVSKEVRVTFQVTVEQSAVDKDLENIATATGGSPQEDPFIVGPVDPNATHVPIDVTSNKIGLPGGPAFGILSFVSAPTALDFGVKTESLNGNTVATNPDLVGDPLVVSDNRGNLQKWTMTATLLTPLSNGDAIFPDALHYVNGESDEIITGLAKPIFTHTNEEVGDYNISEEEWVKKDNGFKIELAPGAVNKLGKYQATIQFSLSDTP, from the coding sequence ATGAAAATAAAACACAGAGGTTTCTATGTTGGATTACTTGTACTGCTTGTTACGGTTGTAGGGTATGTGTCGTTTAGAGACGTAAGTCCATTGCGTGCGGCATCAGACAATTATTCATTAGAGCATGGGGATATTTCCAGTGATAACGAAAAACTACTTCCAGTCAAATTAACGATCAATAATCCGAAGGATGAGGAGCTGACATTCAAAGCGACCGATTTAGATACTATCTCTTACGAGGACTTCGTAGAAGGGCAAACAAAAAACGATTTATCTACTATTGAAGTAGTCGATTTTTCGGATGATTCATTTACGATTAAAACAAAAGCATCTAAAGAGCCGCTGATCGTTCAATTCTTTGTTCGAACATTTGCAGGAAATAAAGCAAAAACTGGACAAGTTTCACTGGCAAATGAGTCTGGTGAAGTAGCGAAACTTTCGCTAGATTTACCAAGTATTCCAGAAGAAAAAGTTGTGGAACAAAATTATGTTGCTCCAAGGGCACTTTCATCATTGGATGTCTCAACATTTGCAGCACCGGTGAATGAAAAGGTCGTTACACTTTGGGCTGATTTTGTTACAGCGTTAGCGGACCCAACAGTCGATAAAATCACTATTGCGGCAAATATGTCAGCTGCAACGAACCCTTCACTTGCTGCACGTTCATCATTAGAAATCGATGGGCAAGGCTACGAGATTGATTTTACAGCTACAACTGGACGTTCAATCACGATGGCTCAAGGAAGTGCTACAGGAAGTATACTGACTGTGAAAAATTTCAAGTATACAGGTAATAATGGGACAGCTATTTTCGATGCAAGTGCAACAAATAGTAACAACTGGACTGTGAATTTTGAAAATATTACAACTTTGTCTGGTAGTTCTCGAGCATTGATCACAGCAGCAAATAGTGTGGTTACGATCAATGGAACAAATGTACTAAGCATTGTTCGTTCAACGAATATGATCACTGCGAAGGAAGTATATATTCAAGGGACCGAAGCACAAAGAGCATCGGTTACGATCAATGATGGTTCAAACTTTGTTAACTCAACAATCGCAAATGGGAAGTTCCTAATTGAAAATGCTGATCTAACTGTTGAGAAAGTTTCGGGTCTATTTAATGTGACGGGTGCAACTACGCAATTTGATATTAGAAACTCAACGATTACAGCTGATACGATTGCTAACTTTATTTATGGAACATCTATAAATACAACGATTAGTAATAGTAAGATTGATATTCCAACAAATATTTCTGGGAATTTCCATCGAAATAATGCAACAAATTCATCATTAGTAATCAATGAAAAGTCAGATATCAATTTGACTAGTACAACAACCAGCGACATTATCGATGCATCTGGTGTCATGAGTTTCATTGTAGATGACTCCACATTTAATGCGAATAGTGTCGGACAAGTATTTAGTAATTCAGCTGCTGGTACAGATATGATTGTTCAAAATAAAGCTCAATTTACTGCGTATAGTCGCTCAAACAATGTTTTGAGATCAAGTGCACAAGTAGATATCACTGTAAAAGATGAAGGAACGAAGCTTGAAGTATCTGGAAATTCAACTCAGACAGCTGATAACGGGGGTATCATCTCGATTGCGGCAGCAAACTCAACGCTAAATGTAGAGAATAAAGCGTATTTCAAAATCCATTCTTTAGAGCCAGGGAGTGCAACACCCGCAGTCATGATTCAAAGTAGCGGAGGGAGCTTTAATGCTAGTGGTCAGTCGATTCTTGACATGAATTCGGAAGGTCAAAGTAATGCTTATGCTGCTACCGTACGTTTTAGGCTTGAAGGAAACATGTCATTTAATGTTTCTGGAGAATCTCAAATCAATATCAATAAATCTGCTGGAGGAGCTCCTGGAATTCGGATGTTTGGTGGAAATAATAATATATTAGTCTCTGGAAACTCCGACTTCACCGTTCACAACAAAGGAACTGGGACACCTCAAGCACCAGGTGCTGATAATAGAGGACAAGGAATTATCTTCTATGAATCAAGTGCTTCTAATCCTCATAGTTTTACATTGACGGATCCTGGAAGCCGAGTGAAAATCTTAGCTGATAACGGTGCCGGAATCGATACATGGCGTCCGAACACAGTATCTGCGACTGAAGGAACTTATTTTGAAGTGATCGGGAATACTTCAAGTGGTGCGATCTTTAATACCTATGGTAGTAGAGATTTAACATTTATTCTTGATAAGCCGATGTATTATGATTTCAAAAATAATGGTGCCGGAAAAGCATTGATGTCTCCTGGATCATCATCTACGTTCCAGTCAATTCACTCAGATGTCTCTTTATGGGTACCTAAAACTGGACAAGCAAACAATGGGAATGATGGCAATCCGTTTAGATCATGGACATTAGTGGATTATAGTTTGAAAGGTACAAATATGCTTTTCGATACGTCAAGTGATCCTACGTTCAATACTGGAACAGACTCATTCGGGAGTAACGGGATCAATCGTTTCTCACGGATGTCAGGGAATAATGCGAATCCAATCGTAGATGAAATTCGTACACCGACGAATGCAGATAAATTTATTTTTGGGCATGTCAGTATCCCAGAAGGTAAAGATGGGTTCCGTGATGCTTGGACAGATGAAGTACATGTTGAGTTAGAAGTACAGCTTCCTAATGAAACGACTAAGCATAAAATTTATGGAACAACTGTTCAAGATGGCGATACGGGTAAATACAGTATTCATGGTGAAGAAGCGCGAGCTGGTATCTTTAAAGCGGATATGTCTTCACTGCTTCCAGCTGGCGAAACATTTATTCCAACGGGAACTAAGGTAAATGTCGTTCGTGCTTGGCGTGGTTCAAGTGATGTGCCCGCTGCTGATGATACGACAGTGCATATTGGGACACCTGCTGATGTCGTTCATGGAGATTTATGGTTTACAGATACAGTGACTAGTTTAGACGTTACACCGCCAACTCAGGCAGTCGTATCTACAGATATCAATAATGCGGCCAAACAAATCAAAGGAACCAGTGATGAAGATGGCGCGAAAGTTTTTGTGAAAGTCAATGGTGAATGGTTGAAAGATTCAGCTGGAAATGCAGTGACAACCACTGTAGTCGGCGGTAACTGGACAATTGATTTACCAAGCTATATCGATAAAACGGCCCAAGTGGAAGTTTATCTAAAAGACACAACAGAAATTACGCCATTACCATCGTTTGTACTTCCGCGGACTTACACAACGGAACCGGATGGCGTTGCTGGTAACTTGAATGAAGTTGCTACAACGTATGATAGCTATACAGGTTATCATGATGCACTTAAAGGTACGACAGATGATCGTTTCGATCCTGCAACATTGAATACGGTAGCTGATGTTATCCCAGATGCACCTAAATTGGTCAAAGGGGTGGAATCTAGCGGTGGAAATACGACTTCTGTTGGTGATATCCTGACGTACTCATTGCTTGTTTCAAATACCAAAGCTGATTCTTACGATTGGACGAATGTTGAAATATCTGATGTCTTAGCTGAAGGCTTAAAATTTGATCCTACTAAACATAAAGTAACGATCGACAATGTCGAAGTAGGTACTGATAAGTATAACTACAACGAAACAACACGTACATTAACGATTAAAGTAGGAGATCTAAGTAAACCAGAACCAAAATCAGAGACAGATCCAACATTGGTTTCAAAAGAAGTAAGAGTGACATTCCAAGTAACGGTTGAGCAAAGCGCAGTTGATAAAGATTTGGAGAATATAGCAACTGCTACAGGTGGTTCGCCTCAGGAAGATCCATTTATAGTTGGACCTGTTGATCCAAATGCAACACATGTTCCAATTGATGTAACGTCCAATAAAATTGGGTTGCCTGGTGGACCGGCTTTCGGTATCTTGTCATTTGTCTCAGCGCCAACAGCTTTAGATTTTGGTGTTAAAACAGAAAGCTTGAACGGCAACACGGTCGCAACCAACCCAGATCTGGTTGGTGATCCATTAGTCGTTTCTGATAACCGTGGAAACTTACAAAAATGGACGATGACAGCAACATTGCTGACACCTTTATCAAATGGCGATGCGATTTTCCCTGATGCACTTCATTACGTGAATGGTGAATCAGATGAAATCATCACTGGTTTAGCAAAACCGATCTTCACTCATACGAATGAAGAAGTTGGCGATTATAACATCAGTGAAGAGGAATGGGTGAAAAAAGACAACGGCTTTAAGATTGAATTAGCACCGGGTGCTGTCAATAAACTTGGTAAATATCAAGCGACGATTCAATTCTCCTTGTCAGATACACCATAA
- a CDS encoding LPXTG cell wall anchor domain-containing protein, translating into MKKLNYLVLFSIACVSLFIIRPISVQAEGEGNGGGIQTNGEIGFYEETKPTTEPTTEPTTSDSTPKITKPVGKYPSTGELVKKSLSISGAAIVIIAAIAFFWKRKKDNDEQKEGS; encoded by the coding sequence ATGAAAAAATTAAATTATCTGGTTTTGTTCTCCATTGCATGTGTATCACTTTTTATCATTCGACCAATTAGCGTACAAGCTGAAGGGGAAGGCAATGGCGGCGGGATTCAGACAAATGGTGAAATCGGGTTCTATGAGGAAACAAAACCGACAACAGAGCCAACGACAGAACCGACAACCTCTGATTCAACGCCTAAGATCACAAAACCAGTCGGCAAGTATCCTTCAACTGGAGAGCTAGTGAAGAAAAGTTTATCGATCAGTGGTGCAGCGATAGTCATTATTGCAGCGATCGCCTTTTTCTGGAAACGGAAAAAAGACAACGATGAACAGAAAGAAGGGAGTTAA
- a CDS encoding WxL domain-containing protein, which yields MKKKRIYSALLLLSLGLTAISPSYSYAVEDTTEGNAAIDLTEIPDEQGVRDPENPGTIVDPGPSPSTEGRLRIDFVPQLNFGQYAITDKDMTYPVNAQLFKDGTKPRGNFVQVSDYRGGQQGWTLQVRQESQFRNETAKNPELNGAVISFDKSWVNSTRDQSEAPIVSKEIIRLSNIGETYNLADAKKGTGFGTWSISFGASADNKNSIASTLSPRLLKDEPVLDAAFGNQQVYENSAVTLSIPGATKRDPVPYSTVLTWIIAELP from the coding sequence ATGAAAAAGAAACGAATCTATTCAGCCTTGCTACTTCTTTCGTTAGGACTCACCGCAATATCTCCAAGCTATTCATATGCAGTAGAGGATACTACAGAAGGAAATGCAGCGATTGATTTAACTGAGATTCCTGATGAACAAGGCGTTCGTGATCCGGAAAATCCGGGAACGATCGTAGATCCTGGACCAAGTCCAAGTACAGAAGGACGTTTACGGATCGATTTTGTTCCTCAATTGAATTTTGGTCAATATGCAATTACAGACAAAGATATGACGTATCCAGTAAACGCACAACTATTTAAAGACGGCACAAAGCCAAGAGGAAATTTTGTACAAGTTTCTGATTATCGCGGCGGCCAGCAAGGTTGGACATTACAAGTGCGTCAAGAATCACAATTTAGAAATGAAACAGCAAAAAATCCAGAACTAAACGGTGCGGTGATTTCTTTCGATAAATCATGGGTCAATTCGACACGTGATCAAAGTGAAGCGCCGATTGTCTCTAAAGAGATCATCAGACTGAGCAACATCGGAGAAACCTATAATTTGGCAGATGCCAAAAAAGGCACCGGCTTTGGAACTTGGAGCATTTCATTCGGCGCATCTGCTGACAATAAAAACAGCATTGCGTCAACGTTAAGTCCGCGTTTACTAAAGGACGAACCTGTACTGGATGCAGCATTTGGCAATCAGCAAGTGTATGAAAACAGCGCAGTCACATTAAGTATACCGGGAGCCACAAAACGTGATCCGGTACCCTATTCAACGGTGCTAACTTGGATTATAGCCGAGTTACCATAA
- a CDS encoding WxL domain-containing protein — translation MKLTHKLCGAALLTAVGFAVAVPSATQALEGTKNGTADIEFTKNTSEDTTMTDPTGTRPIDTGSEIDPTHVDEFGIIAVTPLDFKAHAAVVGAQQYEAAPHVANKGNADEYNVENYVAIKDVRSTVDHTYKLSAALTKQFTATVDGTDVTLAGATLTYKNIDVAATLNPDLQPADDKKVFGDGTGVQTISETSGSLPVYTNTDANGGKGRYEVTFGDDEKGTDGNSVVIDIPASVDVRTAAYNATVTWTLSDTL, via the coding sequence ATGAAATTAACACACAAATTATGCGGAGCTGCATTATTAACAGCAGTAGGATTCGCAGTAGCAGTACCAAGTGCAACACAAGCCTTAGAAGGAACTAAAAACGGAACTGCAGATATCGAGTTCACAAAAAATACTTCTGAAGATACAACAATGACTGACCCAACTGGTACTCGTCCAATCGATACTGGTAGTGAAATCGACCCAACTCACGTTGACGAATTTGGGATCATCGCTGTAACTCCATTAGACTTCAAAGCTCACGCTGCAGTAGTAGGCGCGCAACAATATGAAGCTGCACCTCACGTAGCAAACAAAGGAAATGCTGATGAGTACAACGTAGAAAACTATGTAGCGATCAAAGACGTTCGTTCAACAGTAGACCACACATACAAATTATCAGCAGCATTAACTAAACAATTTACTGCAACTGTTGATGGAACAGATGTAACTTTAGCTGGTGCAACATTGACTTACAAAAACATCGATGTAGCAGCTACACTTAACCCAGATCTACAACCAGCTGACGATAAAAAAGTATTTGGTGACGGAACTGGCGTACAAACAATCTCTGAAACAAGTGGTTCATTACCAGTTTACACAAACACAGATGCAAACGGTGGTAAAGGTCGTTATGAAGTAACATTTGGTGACGATGAAAAAGGTACAGACGGCAACTCTGTAGTAATCGATATCCCAGCATCTGTTGACGTTCGTACTGCAGCATACAATGCGACAGTAACTTGGACATTATCAGACACATTATAA
- a CDS encoding DUF916 and DUF3324 domain-containing protein produces the protein MKKRLITYLALLTYIVFGLGVSVDVFADETNKTADQQAADLGLGFTYKVVKPENQRSSVGYFDLRMNAGQKQTAVIELANGSDEEITIGVSLNGAKTNGNGVIEYGPSAIEKDKSLKYDFVDIVTGPKEVVIPPKTMVPLNLEIAMPASDFDGFISGGIQLKQQTKEDKEAKKKTGITNEYAYLVGMLLSENDNVVEPNLELNKVYAGLANYRNAVFVNFSNVQPAYLENMTVDVQVMKKDSEEVLYDTKKAGMRMAPNSLIDFPVEMNGDRMEAGDYKAHILVTADDKKWEWTEDFTITDEEADKFNGQDVSLTQERGIDWKLIAMIVGGIIAVVVVIFIIVRSIQKKKTKSKKKKGNRKKPAAR, from the coding sequence ATGAAAAAAAGACTAATCACTTACTTAGCACTACTCACATACATAGTTTTCGGATTGGGCGTCTCTGTGGATGTATTTGCCGATGAAACCAATAAGACAGCAGATCAACAAGCAGCAGATCTTGGGTTAGGGTTTACCTATAAAGTAGTGAAGCCTGAAAATCAACGAAGTAGTGTTGGCTACTTTGACTTACGAATGAATGCAGGGCAGAAACAAACTGCAGTTATCGAATTAGCAAATGGCTCTGATGAAGAAATCACCATCGGAGTTTCACTGAATGGTGCAAAGACGAACGGAAATGGTGTCATCGAATATGGCCCGTCAGCGATTGAAAAAGATAAATCATTAAAATATGATTTTGTGGATATCGTCACTGGACCTAAAGAAGTGGTCATTCCACCAAAAACAATGGTTCCTTTAAACTTGGAGATTGCCATGCCGGCCTCTGATTTTGATGGCTTTATCTCTGGCGGAATTCAATTGAAGCAACAGACAAAAGAAGACAAAGAAGCCAAGAAAAAAACTGGGATCACGAACGAATATGCTTACTTAGTTGGAATGCTATTAAGCGAAAATGATAATGTAGTTGAACCAAATCTTGAATTAAATAAAGTGTATGCTGGATTAGCAAATTATCGTAATGCCGTATTTGTTAATTTTTCAAATGTTCAGCCAGCGTATCTTGAAAATATGACCGTAGATGTGCAAGTCATGAAAAAAGATTCAGAAGAAGTCTTGTATGATACCAAAAAAGCAGGCATGCGGATGGCGCCAAACAGCTTGATCGATTTTCCTGTTGAAATGAATGGAGATCGCATGGAAGCGGGCGATTACAAAGCCCATATTTTAGTTACAGCGGATGATAAAAAATGGGAATGGACAGAAGATTTCACGATCACAGATGAAGAAGCCGATAAATTTAATGGGCAAGATGTGTCATTAACACAAGAACGTGGAATTGACTGGAAATTGATTGCAATGATCGTTGGTGGAATCATAGCTGTTGTAGTAGTTATTTTCATTATTGTGCGTTCAATTCAAAAGAAAAAAACGAAAAGCAAGAAGAAAAAGGGCAATAGAAAGAAACCAGCTGCAAGATAA
- the lepB gene encoding signal peptidase I — MTSLKQPVKRPKKKRSSSQNKVKTKEEYIRNNRAEKKLVAEKKLKKVADPAAKKKRPRKNNRPKTANSVRKKQQLKKKKIQQQRCKRQQLKLLLKQLVLTVGISLVLFSTIIYFTIRTPKMEGYAMTTTLTNNDRVLVSKVSELKRFKMVYFKHPQTKEKTIRRIIGMPGEELYYKNDQLYINNKLIPERFLEKAVAEAKQSGFLLTQDFSLKQTTNAERIPEDKFFVMGDNRQFSSDSRDYGLIDKKDIIGIVELRVFPIHAAAHF, encoded by the coding sequence ATGACTAGTTTAAAACAGCCTGTAAAGCGGCCGAAAAAGAAACGCTCTTCCTCTCAAAATAAGGTGAAAACCAAAGAAGAATACATAAGAAACAACAGAGCAGAGAAGAAGCTAGTAGCTGAAAAGAAACTAAAAAAAGTTGCTGATCCGGCGGCAAAGAAAAAGCGACCGCGTAAAAATAATAGGCCGAAAACAGCTAATTCTGTAAGAAAAAAACAGCAGCTGAAAAAAAAGAAGATCCAACAACAACGGTGCAAAAGACAACAACTAAAACTACTGTTAAAACAGCTAGTACTGACCGTCGGAATCAGTCTGGTTCTATTTTCCACCATCATCTACTTCACTATTCGCACACCTAAAATGGAAGGCTATGCGATGACCACGACATTGACCAATAATGATCGTGTGCTGGTCAGCAAGGTGAGCGAGCTAAAACGCTTCAAAATGGTTTATTTTAAACATCCTCAGACAAAAGAAAAAACGATACGACGAATCATCGGAATGCCTGGGGAGGAATTGTATTATAAAAATGATCAACTGTACATCAATAATAAACTAATCCCAGAACGTTTTCTTGAAAAAGCAGTAGCAGAAGCAAAGCAGTCTGGTTTTTTACTGACCCAAGATTTTAGCTTGAAGCAAACAACAAATGCGGAACGTATTCCAGAAGACAAATTTTTTGTGATGGGAGATAATCGTCAATTTTCTTCTGATAGTCGTGATTACGGGCTGATCGATAAAAAAGATATCATTGGAATCGTTGAATTGAGAGTTTTTCCGATACATGCAGCAGCACATTTTTGA
- the lepB gene encoding signal peptidase I, whose amino-acid sequence MTKQHRDKMAVSKKKRGKKKSVATDQNMEDYRRLKYKLKLMKNILMACIVLVCIFFLITLKTHRVSGVSMAPTFANKDRIVVTKGKTPSRLDIVTFSPKDKPKDSYVKRVVGLPGDTIWLEENKLFINHQIKEGTKAPVSNTDKRAIDLPDGTIKINVSVDVMNQLAGLTKIPKNHYFLLGDNRNHSTDSRMMGLIEENQIEGVVSFRYYPLNKFGFVR is encoded by the coding sequence ATGACTAAACAACACAGAGATAAGATGGCCGTTTCAAAAAAGAAACGAGGCAAAAAAAAATCAGTAGCAACAGATCAAAACATGGAAGACTATCGAAGATTGAAATATAAACTCAAGCTGATGAAGAATATCCTCATGGCCTGTATAGTTCTAGTTTGTATTTTCTTTTTGATTACTTTAAAGACCCATCGAGTTAGCGGTGTGTCTATGGCTCCAACTTTTGCGAATAAAGATAGAATCGTTGTGACGAAAGGTAAAACACCGTCTCGTTTGGATATCGTTACTTTTTCACCGAAAGATAAACCAAAGGATTCTTATGTAAAAAGAGTCGTTGGCCTGCCGGGAGATACGATCTGGCTTGAAGAAAATAAACTATTCATTAATCATCAGATAAAAGAGGGGACAAAAGCCCCTGTCAGTAATACAGATAAGCGTGCAATCGATTTACCAGATGGTACGATCAAGATCAATGTTTCTGTTGATGTGATGAATCAGTTAGCAGGATTAACTAAAATCCCCAAGAACCATTATTTTTTGCTTGGCGATAATCGCAACCATTCGACAGATAGCCGAATGATGGGATTGATCGAGGAGAATCAAATCGAAGGCGTCGTTTCATTTAGATATTATCCGTTGAATAAATTTGGATTTGTGAGATAA